Proteins encoded within one genomic window of Bacillus sp. F19:
- a CDS encoding HAD family hydrolase: MKIKGILFDKDGTLLQFGSIWIKVVEGVIDELLKMIGETGNCNLKKQLCLSIGLRDGEVDEKGHLASGTTLDLANAFQEVLPKHIPSLQQWISENIFKKTKQSIEYVKPVCNLSSLFTAIKQKGVIIGIATADDYETTVLCLQHLGILDQIQFMGTSDLYEKKPSSQVVEKFCEQFGLEKEEVAFVGDTVVDLKTAKNGKVRYGIGVLSGVGSERELQNLADFVIPNIEYLINSKSEFIWDLREEVKRECDYSIYVQ; encoded by the coding sequence TTGAAAATTAAGGGCATTTTATTTGATAAAGATGGTACTTTATTACAATTTGGATCTATTTGGATTAAAGTAGTAGAAGGTGTCATCGATGAGTTACTTAAGATGATAGGAGAGACAGGTAATTGCAATCTCAAAAAACAGTTATGTCTTTCAATTGGATTAAGAGATGGAGAAGTTGATGAGAAAGGCCATTTAGCAAGTGGGACTACGCTCGATCTTGCCAATGCTTTTCAAGAAGTTCTGCCAAAGCATATCCCATCTTTGCAACAATGGATTTCAGAGAATATATTTAAAAAAACGAAACAATCAATCGAGTATGTAAAACCTGTTTGTAACTTATCATCTCTATTTACAGCAATTAAGCAAAAAGGAGTCATAATTGGAATTGCCACAGCTGATGACTATGAAACTACTGTACTCTGTTTACAACATTTAGGAATATTGGATCAAATACAATTTATGGGAACATCTGACCTTTACGAGAAGAAGCCTAGTTCTCAAGTAGTGGAGAAGTTTTGTGAACAATTTGGCTTAGAAAAAGAAGAAGTTGCTTTTGTTGGAGATACAGTGGTTGATTTAAAAACAGCTAAAAACGGCAAGGTGAGATATGGAATTGGAGTACTCTCGGGTGTTGGTTCTGAACGAGAGCTGCAAAATCTAGCCGATTTTGTCATACCAAATATTGAGTATCTAATTAATAGTAAAAGCGAGTTCATTTGGGATTTGAGAGAGGAAGTTAAGAGAGAGTGTGATTACTCAATATATGTTCAATAG
- a CDS encoding DeoR/GlpR family DNA-binding transcription regulator: protein MLMYDRHEKVMELIRKNKSLKVSTVTKMFGVSTETVRRDLEYLEKEGYLRRVRGGAVLDDINSTEMNFILRETKNIEEKREIAEIATRYVSEGQSIALDVSTTNTEFAKALKKKFQRLTILTNSLVIANELAEMPYYTIILPGGVLRNEELCMVGHLAEEFFKGFSIDTFFMSISGISLTEGLTDYGLGEYQVKMKILESSRNCIVLADSSKFDVASLLKVCHFDRIDRIISDSKLSNKVHQKYTKEGIEIING, encoded by the coding sequence TTGTTAATGTATGACCGTCACGAAAAAGTTATGGAGCTAATACGAAAAAATAAATCGTTAAAAGTTTCAACTGTGACAAAAATGTTTGGTGTTTCTACTGAAACCGTAAGAAGAGATTTAGAGTATTTAGAAAAGGAAGGATATTTAAGAAGAGTACGTGGCGGCGCCGTATTAGATGATATAAACAGCACAGAAATGAACTTCATTTTGCGAGAAACAAAGAACATCGAAGAGAAAAGGGAAATTGCAGAAATTGCGACACGCTATGTATCAGAAGGTCAATCGATTGCATTAGACGTTAGTACGACAAATACTGAGTTTGCTAAAGCTTTAAAGAAAAAGTTTCAACGTCTTACAATATTGACTAATTCTTTAGTAATTGCGAATGAACTTGCTGAAATGCCTTATTACACCATTATATTACCTGGAGGTGTTCTGCGAAATGAAGAATTATGCATGGTTGGACATTTGGCAGAAGAGTTCTTTAAAGGTTTTAGTATTGATACCTTCTTTATGAGTATAAGTGGAATATCATTAACTGAAGGATTAACAGATTATGGGCTGGGAGAATATCAAGTGAAAATGAAGATACTTGAGAGCTCTAGAAATTGTATCGTTTTAGCGGATAGCAGCAAATTTGATGTTGCCTCCCTTTTAAAGGTTTGTCATTTTGATCGTATCGACCGTATTATTTCTGATTCGAAGTTATCAAATAAGGTCCATCAAAAGTATACAAAAGAAGGAATTGAGATTATAAATGGGTAA
- the tatC gene encoding twin-arginine translocase subunit TatC, giving the protein MTFGVFIVFLCYLFLYVKNIYNWIIQDFPNKLAVLGPSDILWVYLMLSSVVALAGTIPIAAHQIWLYVRPALHENERKVTLAYIPALFILFILVICFGYFLIFPIVFNFLLSLSDDMFMNFFTVKKYFRFMVNMTLPFGLLFELSVIIMFLTSIGILNPYRLQKARKYAYFVLILTSVLITPPDFLSERILDGSH; this is encoded by the coding sequence ATTACCTTTGGTGTCTTCATCGTTTTTTTATGTTATCTTTTTCTTTATGTAAAAAATATCTATAATTGGATTATTCAAGACTTCCCAAATAAGTTAGCTGTTTTAGGTCCTAGTGATATATTATGGGTATATTTAATGCTGTCTAGTGTTGTTGCACTTGCTGGAACGATCCCAATCGCAGCTCATCAAATTTGGTTATATGTCCGGCCAGCCTTACATGAAAATGAGAGAAAAGTAACTTTAGCTTACATTCCTGCATTATTTATTTTGTTTATATTAGTGATATGTTTTGGATATTTTCTCATTTTCCCAATCGTCTTTAACTTCCTTCTTTCATTGTCAGATGATATGTTTATGAATTTCTTTACAGTGAAGAAATATTTTCGTTTCATGGTGAATATGACCCTTCCATTTGGGTTATTATTTGAACTTTCAGTCATTATTATGTTCTTGACAAGTATAGGGATACTAAATCCATATCGCTTACAAAAAGCAAGAAAATATGCGTACTTTGTTTTGATTTTAACGTCGGTGCTCATAACTCCACCTGATTTTCTTTCTGAAAGAATTCTTGATGGAAGCCATTGA
- a CDS encoding twin-arginine translocase TatA/TatE family subunit encodes MFQNIGIPGLILVLVIALIIFGPSKLPELGRAVGSTLKEFKNSTRDLVSDDERDQEKSNNKNEKSI; translated from the coding sequence ATGTTTCAAAATATAGGAATTCCCGGATTAATACTAGTTCTTGTAATTGCACTTATCATTTTCGGTCCATCAAAATTGCCAGAACTAGGTCGTGCAGTCGGCTCAACATTAAAGGAATTTAAAAACTCAACACGTGATCTAGTTTCAGATGATGAGAGAGATCAAGAGAAATCGAATAATAAGAACGAAAAAAGTATTTAA
- a CDS encoding discoidin domain-containing protein, protein MKDKQSQNETEKSLSADVFKNGMDRRTFLRGTSKVAGAALGLTLVSSLNSLPVSAATSSSVFNSLSNKPDLVFPVISDIHVQRQSDDFLNKFVTTLEQLNKVAPKQDAFVVVGDLTDLGTELEYDKFMSAYNPRKQSQAVSMFAIGNHDYWNGLTAADSQKRFCEKTGMESHFYHKVIKGYHFIVLATEDGNTSGTFSVKQIEWMGEQLKIANADDPKKPIFVFHHQPIKGTVYGSEWGFSQNRDLFYDTLKEYPQVVTFSGHTHYPLDDPRIIHQKDFTTIGTSTGAYLWLEGGRVQGEIPEGAGVLNQALIVEVYNNKLIIKRRDIHNNDWAGEPFEISYPADKDNFKYTEDRDQKAPFFTKDAMISIDNEKKTATSLAIMLTQAKDDLLVHDYKVVARNAETKEVANEFLAFSEFYNDPVPNPLTLPVGELKPNTIYEIEVHALDAFGNVSKNSLKVLGKTLMTIPQSQMTATATSQETSGANNAASMAIDGDPQTFWHTKWDKSDVLPQSITLNLGGTYLIDKVAYLPRRSGSNGNITGYNVYVSTDGVTFTKVASGTWADNNVEKVATFDSKDASYVKLEATAGVNGWASAAEINVLETVKN, encoded by the coding sequence ATGAAGGACAAGCAATCACAAAATGAAACAGAAAAATCGTTGTCTGCTGATGTTTTTAAAAATGGAATGGACCGCCGTACTTTTTTACGGGGGACATCAAAAGTCGCTGGAGCTGCTTTGGGATTAACACTAGTAAGTTCACTAAATAGTTTACCTGTAAGTGCAGCAACTAGCTCTTCTGTTTTTAATTCACTTAGCAATAAACCAGATTTAGTTTTTCCTGTTATAAGCGATATTCATGTTCAACGTCAGAGCGATGATTTTTTAAATAAGTTTGTTACTACATTAGAACAGTTAAATAAAGTTGCTCCTAAGCAAGATGCTTTTGTCGTTGTTGGAGATTTAACGGATTTGGGAACTGAATTAGAATATGATAAGTTTATGTCTGCTTATAATCCACGAAAACAATCTCAAGCAGTTTCTATGTTTGCTATTGGAAACCATGACTACTGGAATGGTTTAACAGCAGCTGATTCTCAAAAACGGTTCTGTGAGAAAACTGGGATGGAATCGCATTTCTATCATAAGGTAATCAAAGGTTACCATTTCATTGTTCTTGCTACGGAAGATGGCAACACATCTGGGACCTTTTCAGTGAAGCAAATTGAATGGATGGGTGAACAATTAAAGATAGCAAATGCTGATGATCCGAAAAAACCAATTTTTGTCTTCCATCACCAGCCTATCAAAGGAACCGTTTATGGAAGCGAATGGGGCTTCTCTCAAAATAGAGACCTTTTTTACGATACTTTGAAAGAATATCCGCAAGTCGTCACGTTTTCTGGTCACACACATTATCCATTAGATGACCCTAGAATCATTCATCAAAAAGATTTTACGACTATCGGAACTTCTACAGGTGCCTATTTGTGGCTAGAGGGTGGAAGAGTTCAAGGAGAAATTCCTGAGGGGGCAGGTGTCCTAAATCAAGCATTAATTGTAGAAGTTTACAACAATAAATTAATCATTAAACGCCGTGATATCCATAACAATGATTGGGCAGGGGAACCATTCGAAATTAGTTATCCTGCTGATAAAGATAACTTTAAGTATACAGAAGATAGAGACCAAAAAGCACCATTTTTTACGAAGGATGCCATGATTTCTATTGATAATGAAAAAAAGACTGCTACCAGTTTAGCCATAATGTTGACCCAAGCGAAAGATGACCTTCTTGTACACGACTATAAGGTAGTGGCAAGAAATGCAGAAACAAAAGAAGTAGCCAATGAGTTTCTTGCATTCTCAGAATTCTACAATGATCCTGTGCCTAACCCTTTAACTTTGCCAGTCGGAGAATTAAAGCCTAATACAATATACGAGATCGAAGTACATGCTCTTGATGCATTCGGCAATGTAAGTAAAAACTCTTTAAAAGTATTAGGGAAAACGCTGATGACGATCCCTCAGTCTCAAATGACGGCAACAGCGACAAGTCAGGAAACAAGTGGCGCTAATAATGCAGCATCCATGGCGATTGACGGAGACCCACAAACGTTTTGGCATACAAAGTGGGATAAATCTGATGTTCTCCCCCAATCGATCACCTTAAATCTTGGAGGAACTTACCTAATCGATAAGGTCGCGTATTTACCAAGGCGATCAGGCAGCAACGGAAATATTACAGGATATAACGTTTATGTAAGTACAGATGGAGTGACCTTTACTAAAGTTGCAAGCGGAACTTGGGCAGACAACAATGTGGAGAAAGTAGCAACTTTTGATTCGAAAGATGCATCATATGTCAAGCTCGAAGCAACGGCGGGTGTTAACGGCTGGGCATCGGCTGCGGAGATTAACGTCCTTGAAACTGTAAAGAATTAG
- the fumC gene encoding class II fumarate hydratase, protein MEFRIERDTMGEIKVPADKLWGAQTQRSKENFKIGMERMPQELIDAFAILKRSAAKVNGRLGKLSAEKERAIVNVCDDILSRKLDEHFPLVVWQTGSGTQSNMNVNEVIANRGNALLNESDQVIHPNDDVNMGQSSNDTFPTAMHVSGVLSVFDSLIPAIDKLYLTLVNKSKENEDIVKIGRTHLQDATPLTLGQEISGWVHMLQKSKDMILLSVEKMRDLAIGGTAVGTGINAHPDFGRLVAEEISLYTATKFRTSENKFHALTSHDEIVFVHGALKGLAADLMKIANDVRWLSSGPRCGIGEITIPENEPGSSIMPGKVNPTQSEAITMVAAQVMGNDATIGFAASQGNFELNVFKPVIMYNFLQSVRLLADSIHSFNDHCAIGIKPNLDVIDKYLNESLMLVTALNPHIGYANAARIAKEAHKDGSTLKEAALKLQLLTEEEFDEYVNPLDMIGPRGE, encoded by the coding sequence ATGGAATTTCGAATCGAAAGAGATACGATGGGTGAGATTAAAGTTCCTGCTGATAAGCTTTGGGGAGCTCAAACACAGCGAAGCAAAGAAAACTTTAAAATCGGTATGGAAAGAATGCCTCAGGAGCTGATTGACGCATTCGCTATTCTAAAAAGAAGCGCAGCTAAAGTGAATGGCAGATTAGGAAAGCTAAGCGCAGAAAAAGAGAGAGCGATTGTGAACGTATGTGATGATATCCTCAGCCGAAAGCTTGATGAACACTTTCCTCTGGTTGTATGGCAGACAGGAAGCGGAACACAAAGCAACATGAATGTAAATGAAGTGATTGCAAACAGGGGAAACGCGCTGTTAAATGAGTCTGATCAAGTCATTCATCCCAATGATGATGTCAACATGGGTCAAAGCTCGAACGATACGTTTCCGACAGCTATGCATGTATCAGGAGTGCTCTCTGTTTTTGATTCATTGATTCCGGCAATTGATAAGCTCTATTTAACACTTGTAAACAAATCCAAAGAAAATGAAGATATCGTCAAGATCGGCAGAACACATCTACAGGATGCTACCCCGCTCACATTGGGCCAGGAAATAAGCGGCTGGGTTCATATGCTGCAAAAATCGAAAGATATGATTCTGTTATCTGTAGAAAAAATGCGGGATCTTGCAATAGGAGGTACAGCGGTTGGCACGGGGATCAATGCCCATCCTGATTTTGGGAGACTCGTAGCAGAAGAGATCAGTCTGTATACAGCAACCAAATTCCGCACATCAGAAAACAAGTTTCACGCCCTGACAAGTCATGATGAGATCGTCTTTGTTCATGGTGCTTTAAAAGGACTTGCAGCAGATTTAATGAAGATTGCAAATGATGTAAGATGGCTTTCAAGCGGTCCAAGGTGCGGAATCGGAGAAATCACCATACCTGAAAATGAACCGGGAAGCTCCATTATGCCCGGAAAAGTGAACCCAACTCAAAGTGAAGCCATTACGATGGTTGCAGCACAAGTGATGGGGAATGATGCAACGATCGGATTTGCAGCAAGTCAGGGAAATTTTGAACTGAATGTGTTCAAGCCGGTAATTATGTATAATTTCCTGCAATCGGTCAGATTGCTTGCGGACTCGATTCACTCCTTTAATGACCATTGTGCGATTGGCATCAAGCCGAATTTAGATGTAATAGATAAATATTTAAATGAATCTTTGATGCTTGTAACAGCTTTGAATCCTCATATTGGTTATGCGAATGCTGCGAGAATAGCGAAAGAAGCCCATAAAGATGGCAGTACGCTGAAAGAAGCTGCTTTAAAGCTTCAATTGCTGACGGAAGAGGAATTTGATGAGTATGTAAATCCGCTCGATATGATTGGCCCTCGGGGGGAATAG
- a CDS encoding DUF1059 domain-containing protein produces MKLFTKEQFLKARGFMLEKARKIDRALYLFEFEGGSKEDVLIELKAYQNQDGGFGNGLEPDFRCSDSSALASTVGMQYLSRVNADEEDEILNKVIAYFMQSFQTELHGWEKVPPEVESAARAPWWNYQKAGADWGNPNAEILGYFYEYKRLIPESMLSELTDYAISHLQGLKEYEFHELLCYLRLAERAPNITRREMTVHLDEFVNKCIIRNSEDWTGYGLQPTGVIQSPSSRYYPLFAESVEQNLDFSIDQQTNDGSFAPAWSWGQYDDVWLLAKEEWKGWITLEKLRILREFNRIEGL; encoded by the coding sequence ATGAAGCTGTTTACAAAGGAGCAATTTCTTAAAGCACGGGGGTTTATGCTTGAAAAAGCACGAAAGATTGACCGTGCTTTATATCTTTTTGAATTTGAGGGCGGCTCTAAAGAAGATGTACTAATCGAGCTTAAAGCTTACCAGAATCAAGATGGCGGCTTCGGAAATGGACTTGAGCCGGATTTCAGATGTTCAGATTCTTCAGCACTTGCTTCAACGGTCGGCATGCAGTATTTATCCAGAGTGAACGCGGATGAAGAAGATGAAATTCTTAACAAAGTTATAGCATATTTCATGCAGTCCTTTCAAACAGAACTTCATGGATGGGAAAAAGTGCCCCCTGAGGTAGAATCAGCAGCGAGGGCACCCTGGTGGAATTATCAAAAGGCTGGGGCAGATTGGGGAAATCCCAATGCTGAAATACTGGGTTATTTTTATGAATATAAAAGATTGATTCCAGAAAGCATGCTGTCTGAATTGACAGATTATGCAATCAGCCATCTTCAGGGACTTAAGGAATATGAATTTCATGAATTGCTTTGCTATTTAAGACTTGCAGAAAGAGCGCCGAACATAACCCGCCGTGAAATGACCGTTCATCTGGATGAATTTGTTAACAAATGTATCATCAGGAATTCAGAAGACTGGACAGGCTACGGACTTCAGCCAACGGGTGTGATTCAGTCTCCAAGCTCCAGGTATTATCCATTATTCGCTGAGAGCGTGGAACAGAATCTTGATTTCAGCATTGATCAGCAAACCAATGATGGCAGCTTTGCACCAGCCTGGTCATGGGGGCAATATGATGATGTTTGGCTTCTTGCCAAAGAAGAGTGGAAGGGCTGGATTACGCTTGAAAAGCTGAGAATCTTGCGGGAGTTTAACCGGATAGAAGGACTATAA
- a CDS encoding PAS domain S-box protein has translation MKNLDQAHEEKILSQEKLDGIMEVYLNQLENSPTAFLIHENRKWTYINPSAMKLLEVTCKEELIGKPIWNSIDPQYREMIEQRITVTKNGFTPTSMEQIWYTKKGLPINVEVTSLPNVWGDSQSTQVIIRDITNKKKLEIEHEEMIKTFRLITENMRDIVGLLDENGLFTYVSPSYKEVLGYDMSEAVGYTPFQFVHPEDREQIACQFYKMLKENRQLTVEYRYLCKDHTYIWLESHGIPVTENESLKHAIVISRNITQRKLTEEKLRESESKYRIILEHSNDLICVVDLKGNYKYASPSYKKILGYEPERMIGQNVFKYILVDDHVKVEEIMYTLFITKEPVTISYHKLSHTGQAVLFEGKGMAVLNQHGDPENIVFISRDITEKRKVEEYIRNYEKLTVLGELAAGVAHEIRNPLTSIKGFFKLLTEKDRDEKEIKYQNVIMDELSRIEQIVNEFMALARPQAIHLKECTNIVQLLKDTMILLSSEASLRNVAIDLQFDSDSAKIECEKNQMKQVFINVMKNAIEAMPDGGSLKIRGVNKEDLFYQLTFEDNGTGIDEKRLEKLGTPFFTTKEKGIGLGLTISNKIITEHNGEFKMESELGKGTMVIIRLKK, from the coding sequence ATGAAGAATCTGGATCAGGCTCATGAAGAGAAAATCCTTTCTCAGGAAAAGCTGGATGGCATAATGGAAGTCTATCTTAATCAGCTTGAAAACTCTCCAACCGCATTTTTAATTCACGAAAACCGAAAGTGGACATATATAAATCCTTCTGCAATGAAGCTGCTAGAGGTCACCTGCAAGGAGGAACTGATTGGAAAACCCATCTGGAATTCAATTGATCCTCAGTATAGAGAGATGATCGAGCAGCGGATTACTGTTACAAAAAATGGTTTCACACCGACTTCAATGGAACAGATCTGGTATACAAAAAAAGGTTTGCCCATAAACGTGGAAGTTACATCATTGCCAAACGTATGGGGGGACAGTCAATCCACCCAAGTGATTATCAGAGATATCACAAATAAGAAAAAGCTTGAAATAGAACACGAGGAAATGATAAAAACGTTCCGTCTGATTACTGAAAACATGCGTGATATCGTTGGGCTTCTGGATGAAAACGGACTGTTTACCTATGTATCTCCGTCTTACAAAGAAGTGCTCGGATATGATATGTCAGAAGCAGTCGGATACACTCCTTTTCAATTCGTGCATCCGGAGGACAGGGAGCAGATTGCCTGCCAATTTTATAAAATGCTCAAAGAAAATAGACAGCTGACGGTTGAGTATCGTTATTTATGCAAGGATCATACTTATATTTGGCTTGAGTCGCATGGAATTCCTGTCACTGAAAATGAATCCTTAAAGCATGCGATCGTCATTTCAAGAAACATTACACAGCGGAAGCTAACAGAAGAAAAACTGAGAGAAAGCGAAAGCAAATACCGGATCATTTTAGAGCACAGCAATGATTTAATATGTGTAGTCGATCTTAAAGGGAATTATAAATACGCATCCCCTTCTTATAAGAAAATCTTGGGATATGAACCTGAGCGTATGATCGGGCAAAATGTCTTTAAATATATACTTGTTGATGATCATGTAAAAGTAGAAGAGATTATGTACACCCTTTTTATTACAAAAGAACCTGTCACAATCTCTTATCACAAGCTCAGTCATACAGGACAGGCTGTTTTGTTTGAGGGAAAAGGAATGGCTGTCTTAAATCAGCATGGGGACCCAGAAAACATTGTGTTCATTTCAAGGGATATTACTGAAAAAAGAAAAGTGGAAGAATATATCCGCAACTATGAAAAGCTTACTGTATTAGGGGAGCTTGCAGCGGGTGTTGCCCATGAAATCAGGAATCCGCTTACATCCATAAAGGGATTCTTTAAGCTGCTGACTGAAAAAGACAGGGATGAGAAAGAGATAAAATATCAGAATGTCATCATGGATGAATTAAGCCGAATTGAGCAGATCGTCAATGAGTTCATGGCACTGGCAAGGCCTCAGGCTATTCATCTGAAAGAATGCACAAATATTGTCCAGCTTCTTAAAGATACGATGATTTTATTAAGTTCAGAGGCTTCCCTCAGGAATGTGGCTATCGATCTTCAGTTTGATTCGGATTCAGCAAAAATAGAATGTGAAAAAAATCAAATGAAACAAGTTTTTATCAATGTTATGAAAAATGCAATTGAAGCTATGCCGGACGGCGGCAGCCTTAAAATCAGAGGAGTAAACAAAGAGGATTTATTTTACCAGCTGACGTTTGAAGATAATGGGACAGGTATTGATGAAAAGCGGCTGGAAAAGCTCGGAACTCCTTTCTTTACAACAAAGGAAAAAGGGATCGGACTGGGTCTTACGATCAGCAACAAAATCATTACCGAGCATAATGGAGAATTCAAAATGGAAAGTGAACTTGGCAAAGGCACAATGGTGATCATCAGACTGAAAAAATAA